A window of the Emys orbicularis isolate rEmyOrb1 chromosome 1, rEmyOrb1.hap1, whole genome shotgun sequence genome harbors these coding sequences:
- the LOC135873040 gene encoding olfactory receptor 52M1-like: MSDFNTTDFTNPSTFILLGIPGLEAAHIWISIPFCTMYIIAILGNFTILFIVKRETSLHEPMHYFLCMLAVTDLVLSTSILPKMLSIFWFNSREINFSACLTQLYFINCFAAMESGIFVAMAFDRYVAICDPLRHSTILTNRMVTKIGLAVVLRGCLLVLPYPLLASRWPYCKTNIIPHTYCKHISVVNLACADFRASSYYSLSVTFFVPSMDVFFIALSYIQILRAIFSLPTKDARLKTFGTCGSHLCAIFVFYIPDLFSSLMHRIGNTMPLYFLILIANVYLLVPPMLHPIIYGVRTKQIRDRLLWLVTHKRT, encoded by the coding sequence atgtcagatttCAACACAACTGACTTCACAAACCCCTctaccttcatcctgctgggcattcctggcctggaggcagcccacatctggatctccatccccttctgcaccatgtacatcatagccatcttggggaactttACCATCCTGTTCATTGTGAAGAGGGAGAcgagcctccatgagcccatgcactatttcctctgcatgctggctgtCACTGACCTGGTCCTGTCCACGTCCATcctgcccaaaatgctgagcatcttctggttcaattccagggagatcaatTTCAGTGCCTGTCTCACCCAACTGTACTTCATTAACTGCTTTGCAGCAATGGAATCAGGGATCTttgtggccatggcttttgatcgctatgtggccatctgtgatcccctgagacattccaccatcctgacaaaccGCATGGTGACAAAGATTGGCCTGGCCGTGGTTCTGCGTGGCTGCTTACTCGTACTGCCATATCCTTTGTTGGCGAGTCGGTGGCCATATTGCAAgaccaacatcatcccccacacGTACTGCAAGCACATCTCTGTGGTGAATCTGGCCTGCGCCGACTTCCGTGCCAGTAGTTACTACAGCCTCTCTGTGACATTCTTTGTGCCCAGTATGGATGTGTTTTTTATTGCTCTGTCCTAtatccagatcctcagggccatcttcagcctGCCCACAAAGGACGCCCGGCTCAAGACATTTGGGACCTGtggctcccacctctgtgccatcTTTGTCTTTTATATACCGgatctcttctcctccctcatgCACCGGATTGGTAACACTATGCCCCTGTATTTCCTCATTCTCATTGCCAACGTGTACCTTCTGGTGCCCCCCATGCTACACCCCATCATCTAtggggtgaggaccaaacagatccgggacAGGTTGCTATGGCTAGTTACTCATAAAAGGACCTAA